One Perognathus longimembris pacificus isolate PPM17 chromosome 2, ASM2315922v1, whole genome shotgun sequence DNA segment encodes these proteins:
- the Steap2 gene encoding metalloreductase STEAP2: MESISMMGSPKSLSEMFLPNGINGIKDARKVTVGVIGSGDFAKSLTIRLIRCGYHVVIGSRNPKFASDFFPHVVDVTHHEDALTKTNIIFVAIHREHYTSLWDLRHLLVGKILIDVSNNMRINQYPESNAEYLASLFPDSLIVKGFNVISAWALQLGPKDASRQVYICSNNTQARQQVIELARQLNFIPVDLGSLSAAREIENLPLRLFTLWRGPVVVAISLATFFFLYSFVRDVIHPYARNQQSDFYKIPIEIVNKTLPVVAITLLSLVYLAGLLAAAYQLYYGTKYRRFPPWLETWLQCRKQLGLLSFFFAVVHVAYSLCLPMRRSERYLFLNMAYQQVHANIENAWNEEEVWRIEMYISFGIMSLGLLSLLAVTSIPSVSNALNWREFSFIQSTLGYVALLISTFHVLIYGWKRAFEEEYYRFYTPPNFVLALVLPSIVIVGKIILLLPCINRKLKRIKKGWEKSQFLEEGIGGTLPQLSPEKVTVM; this comes from the exons ATGGAATCGATCTCTATGATGGGAAGCCCTAAAAGTTTGAGTGAAATGTTTTTGCCTAATGGTATAAATGGAATCAAAGATGCAAGGAAAGTAACCGTGGGTGTAATTGGAAGTGGAGACTTTGCCAAGTCTCTGACCATTCGGCTTATTAGATGTGGCTATCATGTGGTCATAGGCAGTAGAAATCCCAAGTTtgcctctgatttttttcctcatgtGGTAGATGTCACCCATCATGAAGATGCtctgacaaaaacaaatataatatttGTTGCTATACACAGAGAACATTACACCTCCCTGTGGGATCTGAGACACCTGCTTGTGGGGAAAATCCTGATTGATGTAAGCAATAACATGAGGATAAACCAATACCCAGAATCCAATGCTGAATACCTGGCTTCACTATTCCCAGATTCCTTGATTGTCAAAGGATTTAATGTAATCTCAGCTTGGGCACTTCAACTAGGACCTAAGGATGCTAGCCGCCAA GTATATATATGTAGCAACAACACCCAAGCTCGTCAACAGGTTATTGAACTTGCTCGCCAACTGAATTTCATCCCCGTTGATTTGGGATCACTGTCAGCAGCTAGGGAGATTGAAAATTTGCCCCTGCGACTATTTACTCTCTGGAGAGGGCCAGTGGTGGTAGCCATCAGCTTGGCgacgtttttctttctttattcctttgtcaGAGATGTGATACATCCATATGCAAGGAACCAGCAGAGTGATTTCTACAAGATTCCTATTGAGATTGTGAATAAAACTTTGCCTGTTGTTGCCATTACTCTGCTGTCCCTGGTGTACCTAGCAGGTCTCTTAGCAGCTGCCTATCAGCTGTATTATGGCACCAAGTATCGAAGATTCCCGCCTTGGTTGGAGACCTGGTTACAGTGCAGGAAACAGCTGGGATTACTGAGCTTTTTCTTCGCTGTTGTCCATGTTGCCTACAGCCTCTGCTTACCCATGAGAAGGTCAGAAAGATACTTGTTTCTCAACATGGCTTATCAGCAG gTTCATGCAAATATTGAAAACGCTTGGAATGAGGAAGAGGTCTGGAGAATTGAAATGTATATCTCCTTTGGCATAATGAGCCTTGGCTTACTTTCCCTTCTGGCAGTCACTTCCATACCTTCAGTAAGCAATGCTTTAAACTGGAGAGAATTCAGTTTTATTCAG TCTACACTTGGCTATGTAGCCTTACTCATAAGTACGTTCCATGTTTTGATTTATGGGTGGAAGCGAGCTTTTGAAGAAGAGTACTACAGGTTTTATACACCGCCCAACTTTGTCCTTGCTCTTGTTTTGCCCTCCATTGTAATTGTGGGTAAGATCATTTTACTGCTTCCATGCATCAACCGAAAgcttaaaagaattaaaaagggctgggaaaagagCCAATTTCTAGAAGAAGGTATTGGGGGAACACTTCCTCAACTTTCCCCAGAGAAGGTGACAGTAATGTGA